A DNA window from Candidatus Nezhaarchaeota archaeon contains the following coding sequences:
- a CDS encoding ATP-binding protein, giving the protein MKVGIVVWVEGLSVKFRVLEGVRVERGQLVKIEDGGVKYIARVHGFKPESLLTPAEIARISHRRGMGEGLELLDAPLRYYDTALATLVAQVEGGGECHGPTGSPRLFSEVEELGEEDLAQLCLDVGDIDLGLVRVGHRAAERHVRIAGHKAFPHHVLISSITGGGKTNLGKVLAWNVMKAPQGRYSLVVIDTEGEYFDGGDAEHLGLAHSPSSASRLLFVTSRVSTVCRVDFRFKYDGHVLTRSIPAHPLEVSWTSLHPEDLCQTGEFSLPQESLLWLAFSAYGDKWLPKLMELDDDWLYENLKRRVQRVTIAVTKRKLRHMLGAGGIFKPTCFTDLIKALLNAVASGKTVLIDMPSATEEQEKLLSVVVARRIFSYYEAMKKSSPSEWAKLPTALILVEEAHRYLSKSALEADGVRRENVFSTISKRGRKYRVGLCCITQMPGELDEPIVRQQLTKIVLPLPTRPDYAKVIHYSPFLERSAQEIKSLDRGEALLISPPSGIKFAVPLKVHLFEDLVRAELEEELIKRREAKELLGEEASGLKRPPALLG; this is encoded by the coding sequence TTGAAGGTTGGCATTGTGGTGTGGGTTGAGGGGCTCAGCGTAAAGTTCAGGGTTTTAGAGGGCGTCCGTGTCGAGAGGGGGCAGCTGGTAAAGATTGAGGATGGAGGGGTCAAGTACATAGCCAGGGTCCACGGGTTTAAGCCAGAGTCCCTCCTCACCCCGGCTGAGATAGCTAGGATATCGCACAGGCGAGGGATGGGGGAGGGGCTTGAGCTACTCGACGCCCCCCTAAGGTACTACGACACAGCGCTCGCTACGCTAGTTGCCCAGGTGGAGGGGGGTGGAGAGTGCCATGGACCTACGGGCAGCCCTAGGCTATTTAGCGAAGTCGAGGAGCTAGGCGAAGAAGATCTAGCTCAGCTATGCCTAGACGTAGGAGACATAGACCTAGGCCTCGTGAGGGTGGGGCATAGAGCCGCTGAGCGCCACGTTAGGATAGCTGGCCACAAGGCCTTCCCCCACCACGTGCTGATAAGCTCAATCACGGGAGGGGGGAAGACCAACTTAGGGAAGGTGCTTGCGTGGAACGTGATGAAGGCCCCCCAAGGACGCTACAGCCTAGTGGTCATAGACACTGAGGGGGAGTACTTTGATGGAGGGGACGCTGAGCACCTTGGGCTAGCGCACAGCCCATCCTCAGCCTCGAGGCTCCTCTTCGTGACCTCTAGGGTGTCGACTGTCTGCCGCGTAGACTTCAGGTTTAAGTACGATGGGCACGTGCTAACGCGTAGCATACCTGCCCACCCTCTAGAGGTCTCCTGGACCAGCCTCCATCCAGAGGACCTATGTCAGACTGGTGAGTTCAGCCTCCCTCAGGAGTCCTTGCTATGGCTAGCCTTCAGCGCCTATGGCGATAAGTGGCTCCCTAAGCTAATGGAACTAGACGACGACTGGCTCTACGAGAACCTAAAGCGGAGGGTCCAGAGGGTGACGATAGCAGTGACTAAGAGGAAGCTTAGGCACATGCTCGGGGCGGGCGGCATCTTTAAGCCCACCTGCTTCACAGACCTAATTAAGGCCCTGCTCAACGCCGTTGCGTCCGGCAAGACCGTCCTCATAGACATGCCCTCGGCCACAGAGGAGCAGGAGAAGCTACTGAGCGTCGTAGTAGCTAGGAGGATATTCTCCTACTACGAGGCCATGAAGAAGTCCTCGCCCAGCGAGTGGGCTAAGCTACCCACTGCCCTCATCCTGGTCGAGGAGGCACACCGCTACCTGTCTAAGTCAGCCCTCGAAGCTGACGGCGTGAGGAGGGAGAACGTGTTCTCGACGATAAGCAAGAGGGGCCGCAAGTACCGCGTCGGCCTCTGCTGCATCACCCAGATGCCTGGGGAGCTGGACGAGCCTATCGTTAGGCAGCAGCTCACAAAGATAGTCCTCCCCCTCCCCACTAGGCCGGACTACGCTAAGGTCATTCACTACAGCCCATTCTTAGAGCGGAGCGCTCAAGAGATAAAGTCTCTCGATAGAGGGGAGGCATTGCTAATCTCACCGCCCTCAGGGATCAAGTTCGCCGTGCCGCTCAAAGTCCACCTCTTCGAAGACCTAGTCAGGGCTGAGCTGGAGGAGGAGCTAATTAAGCGCCGCGAAGCCAAGGAGCTGCTGGGAGAAGAGGCTAGCGGTCTTAAGCGCCCCCCGGCGCTCCTCGGCTAG
- a CDS encoding DNA double-strand break repair nuclease NurA produces MSSRARSEACLIEGLDEVVEGLSRIYEASMNKASPRPLLRVGGKVIVGLPLTASSFHPLRPLPSEHRFLSADASLKALFDCGGLKVVVVKTAAAVWRLGGLAKRYPSRKRLALVSSREEAQEVVLRAEAEAVLWALRDLGEGDLCILDRPLASAVEAKRASREVLKELSEECRRRGVALLGVCKSSRLRLNTGEPLIGYLNHLGSKLAPGRAWFYYPLFQLRGRGFDFIGEPVAVKFSGDSPYVFRVDVEGRLDEGCLELHLGELAALQDTATPGIPYPLLGAHEEAKVSRHEAELDRMRLLEALEHRGLLERFLAGVKSTSFKEEEMWGSLLEGWHCGVG; encoded by the coding sequence GTGAGCTCAAGGGCGCGCTCGGAGGCTTGTCTTATTGAAGGCCTCGACGAAGTAGTAGAGGGGCTCAGTCGGATCTACGAGGCCTCTATGAACAAGGCCTCCCCCCGCCCGCTGTTAAGGGTGGGGGGGAAGGTAATAGTAGGCCTCCCCCTCACTGCCTCCTCTTTCCACCCCCTGAGGCCCTTGCCTAGCGAGCATCGCTTCCTCTCGGCAGACGCCTCTCTAAAGGCTCTCTTTGACTGCGGAGGGCTTAAGGTAGTCGTCGTCAAGACGGCCGCCGCCGTATGGAGGCTCGGAGGGCTGGCTAAGCGCTACCCCTCGAGGAAGAGGCTCGCCCTGGTTTCAAGCAGAGAGGAGGCTCAGGAGGTCGTGCTTAGGGCTGAGGCCGAGGCCGTGCTATGGGCGCTAAGGGACCTCGGTGAAGGGGACCTCTGCATCCTCGATAGGCCGCTGGCCTCGGCGGTAGAAGCTAAGAGGGCCTCTAGGGAGGTATTGAAGGAGCTTAGCGAAGAGTGTCGACGTAGAGGAGTAGCCCTCCTAGGGGTTTGTAAATCGTCTAGGCTTAGGCTCAACACTGGCGAGCCTCTAATAGGCTACTTAAACCACCTAGGGTCTAAGCTAGCCCCGGGGAGGGCTTGGTTCTACTACCCCCTCTTCCAATTGAGGGGTAGGGGATTTGACTTCATCGGCGAGCCGGTCGCTGTGAAGTTTAGCGGAGACTCTCCCTACGTATTTAGGGTAGACGTTGAGGGCCGCTTGGATGAGGGCTGCTTAGAGCTCCACCTAGGCGAGCTAGCCGCCCTTCAAGACACAGCTACCCCAGGTATCCCGTACCCTCTGCTCGGGGCGCACGAGGAGGCCAAGGTGTCTAGGCATGAGGCCGAGCTAGACAGGATGCGCCTTCTAGAAGCCTTAGAGCACAGAGGGTTGCTCGAGCGCTTCCTAGCCGGCGTCAAGTCGACTAGCTTTAAGGAGGAGGAGATGTGGGGGTCCCTGCTTGAAGGTTGGCATTGTGGTGTGGGTTGA